Proteins co-encoded in one Halococcoides cellulosivorans genomic window:
- a CDS encoding right-handed parallel beta-helix repeat-containing protein: MEWCRPPVRADRSTDLNSGVMSIDAPIRLDDDHASLVGDGTVLKPTYEGPAVVVEGCTSAFVSGLIVEHIGGEATEKANGIEVRDATDTRIEHCQIRDTPRIGEPGTNDAIGGGSGICVASDARGTIIRDCATVDCGWRGIEVGGTQTRIERCRSRGQVDRGVSGDVQYPGVDPEFDAAASQLVIRNSTFEGGPHPAAPIGFTGARQVLVDDCFTTTESGRRGVAARNSDQVTIRNSHFVGGGPDPQDGIFSSSDGTKIVDNDICGFEFGVRASGRKTIISENVITECEYPIIDRKDRSIRRQNNLVYDRRTGRTGELIKRIRLLSRRF; the protein is encoded by the coding sequence ATGGAGTGGTGTCGGCCGCCCGTTCGCGCAGATCGGTCGACAGACCTGAACAGCGGCGTTATGTCGATCGATGCGCCGATCCGATTGGACGACGATCACGCGTCGCTGGTGGGCGACGGGACAGTCTTGAAACCGACCTACGAGGGGCCTGCGGTCGTCGTGGAGGGGTGTACGTCCGCGTTCGTTTCTGGGCTGATCGTGGAACATATCGGTGGGGAAGCGACCGAGAAAGCCAACGGAATCGAGGTTCGAGATGCGACAGACACCCGAATCGAGCACTGCCAGATCAGAGACACACCACGGATCGGTGAGCCCGGAACAAACGATGCGATCGGTGGTGGATCGGGAATCTGTGTCGCGTCCGACGCTCGTGGAACTATCATTCGCGACTGTGCGACCGTCGACTGTGGCTGGCGAGGAATCGAAGTCGGCGGAACGCAAACACGCATCGAGCGGTGCCGGTCCCGAGGCCAAGTCGATCGCGGTGTGAGTGGTGACGTCCAGTATCCCGGGGTCGATCCAGAGTTCGACGCCGCTGCGTCTCAGCTGGTCATTCGGAACTCCACTTTCGAAGGTGGCCCCCACCCGGCCGCTCCGATCGGATTTACCGGTGCGCGGCAGGTCCTGGTCGACGATTGTTTCACGACCACCGAGTCGGGTCGCCGTGGTGTCGCGGCACGGAACAGCGATCAGGTGACGATCCGCAATTCACATTTCGTCGGCGGTGGGCCCGACCCCCAGGACGGCATCTTTTCCTCGTCAGATGGGACGAAAATAGTCGACAATGATATCTGTGGCTTCGAATTCGGCGTTCGAGCGAGCGGGCGGAAAACGATCATCTCGGAGAACGTCATCACCGAGTGTGAATATCCGATAATCGATCGAAAGGATCGGTCGATCCGTCGGCAGAACAATCTCGTGTACGATCGTCGGACCGGACGAACCGGTGAGCTGATCAAACGCATTCGTTTGCTCTCGCGGAGGTTCTGA
- a CDS encoding nucleotidyltransferase family protein — MEHTIGDATLAERGYAPESAAIAGLVDPAVDRVGDPPDAEVLRANKLSLELLPEPPDEADDQAAHRRKRRERFQHVCELLNDAGVAYASMKNLRTPSATMSDVDLLVPDPREQALAARVLAAEGFEFYGFRLLAHPRKVMAKRSPADPRPVDIYPDAMWIRKVVCDAERVVERANADGQRTPAPADDLYLVATHAYSHCSITFAELYHGVAIVDTESVDWAIAIEAARSYGCVDALYAYLLVLDEYLTATGRGGVPDRVFDAIPRSWITRLVDRWFERSRPRSFPVVFPTWLPTMASAVHHVPRVARQCTTHETLKDFQSHGLTAASKVLLGEA; from the coding sequence ATGGAGCACACGATTGGAGACGCCACGCTCGCAGAGAGGGGATACGCGCCGGAATCGGCGGCGATCGCCGGCCTGGTCGACCCGGCGGTCGATCGGGTTGGCGACCCACCGGATGCAGAGGTGCTCCGGGCGAACAAACTCTCACTCGAACTGCTTCCGGAGCCACCGGACGAGGCCGACGACCAGGCTGCCCACCGTCGGAAACGCCGCGAGCGGTTCCAGCACGTCTGCGAGCTGTTGAACGACGCCGGCGTCGCGTACGCCTCGATGAAGAACCTCCGGACGCCCAGCGCGACGATGAGCGACGTCGACCTGCTCGTCCCCGACCCTCGCGAGCAGGCGCTCGCGGCCCGCGTTCTCGCCGCGGAGGGGTTCGAGTTCTACGGCTTTCGCCTGCTCGCGCACCCACGAAAGGTCATGGCCAAGCGCTCACCCGCAGATCCACGGCCAGTCGACATCTACCCCGACGCGATGTGGATCCGAAAGGTCGTCTGCGACGCCGAACGGGTCGTCGAGCGCGCGAACGCGGACGGCCAGCGGACGCCGGCCCCCGCCGACGACCTGTATCTCGTCGCGACCCACGCCTACTCGCATTGCTCGATCACGTTCGCAGAACTTTACCACGGCGTCGCAATCGTCGACACCGAATCGGTCGACTGGGCGATCGCGATCGAGGCGGCCCGCTCGTACGGGTGTGTCGACGCACTCTACGCCTACTTGCTCGTTCTCGACGAGTATCTGACGGCCACCGGTCGCGGGGGAGTGCCCGATCGAGTGTTCGACGCCATCCCACGATCGTGGATCACGCGGCTCGTCGATCGGTGGTTCGAGCGCTCGCGGCCGCGATCGTTCCCCGTCGTGTTCCCGACCTGGCTGCCGACGATGGCCTCGGCAGTCCACCACGTCCCCCGCGTCGCGAGACAGTGCACGACTCACGAGACGCTGAAAGACTTCCAGTCTCACGGGCTGACGGCCGCCTCGAAGGTCCTCCTGGGGGAAGCATGA
- a CDS encoding Nif3-like dinuclear metal center hexameric protein, protein MQLSTVCDRLAEPFDVAGYADLDPSANGCQVGPDGSFATSTDRPDPDVDRIAVAVDAASTTVETAVDRDADLLVVHHGIVWGGLDRVTGRTYDHVARLIEGGCALYAMHLPLDGHPELGNAARLADRLDLGNRAPITLDGTDLPVGQSGRLPAGRPLDAIAEDLSTDLDTGDGTVRTLDHGPDQVESVAIVTGAGGDYLGAAARAGADLLVTGEVSQPVYHEARERGLNVIAAGHYATETLGVRALADRMESWDLETTWIDHPTGL, encoded by the coding sequence ATGCAGCTCTCGACAGTCTGTGACCGACTCGCCGAGCCGTTCGACGTCGCGGGCTACGCCGATCTCGACCCGAGTGCGAACGGCTGTCAGGTCGGGCCCGACGGATCGTTCGCCACGAGCACGGACCGCCCCGATCCCGACGTCGACCGCATCGCCGTCGCCGTCGACGCCGCGAGCACGACCGTCGAGACCGCGGTCGATCGCGACGCCGACCTCCTGGTCGTCCACCACGGCATCGTCTGGGGTGGCCTCGATCGGGTGACCGGGCGGACCTACGACCACGTCGCGCGCCTGATCGAGGGGGGCTGTGCACTCTATGCGATGCACCTCCCGCTCGACGGCCATCCCGAACTCGGCAACGCCGCGCGCCTCGCGGACCGCCTCGATCTGGGCAATCGCGCGCCGATCACCCTCGATGGGACCGACCTCCCGGTCGGCCAGTCGGGCCGGTTGCCCGCGGGCCGCCCGCTGGATGCGATCGCCGAGGACCTTTCCACGGACCTCGACACCGGCGACGGGACGGTTCGAACGCTCGATCACGGGCCCGACCAGGTCGAATCGGTCGCCATCGTCACCGGCGCGGGCGGGGACTACCTGGGAGCGGCCGCGAGGGCGGGCGCGGACCTCCTGGTTACCGGCGAAGTGAGCCAGCCAGTCTATCACGAGGCCCGCGAGCGCGGACTGAACGTGATCGCGGCGGGGCATTACGCCACCGAGACGCTCGGCGTGCGCGCACTCGCCGATCGAATGGAATCGTGGGACCTGGAGACCACCTGGATCGACCATCCGACCGGGCTGTGA
- a CDS encoding sulfatase-like hydrolase/transferase, translating to MLDTVRKDLFDELFDWLPGVAVENAYSPANFTSPAHASMFTGTYPSRHGVTPRQKSLDSADTVLAERLDEMGVKTVGISTNTHISRYWGFDRGFDLFSERSETGRMLSQSNVDWIQLVRDADSRSVVEVLEACLRSGHSVKSLWVGAELKYYDHPVLGTLFSGAQDSGATAVQSFIEDRCVRDPEFLFVNLMEAHSPYDPPEKYWSGDGVQLSGLAESLGTAPSTETIDRAYRAACRYLSDKYERIFDDIRDEYDYIITCSDHGELLGEHGYYAHEYGLYPELVQVPLVISGPSVRDRSVDNLLSLTGIFDLVVDLFHGATVRDALDVVSEDRCFTEFHGLDPNRRDRLISEGYSSDVLASHDTVLAGAADSAGYVYGGVDGFEGDSDDDALLSAAQEHRDRLVIDPSETDTHPADLPEDVRRQLDTLGYI from the coding sequence GTGCTGGATACGGTCCGGAAAGACCTGTTCGATGAACTGTTCGACTGGCTTCCTGGGGTGGCCGTTGAGAACGCATACTCACCAGCGAATTTTACGTCCCCTGCGCACGCCTCAATGTTCACGGGCACCTATCCGTCACGGCACGGTGTCACACCACGACAAAAGTCACTTGACTCCGCTGACACCGTTCTCGCAGAACGACTCGACGAGATGGGCGTCAAAACTGTCGGAATATCCACCAACACTCATATATCGAGGTACTGGGGATTCGACCGAGGGTTCGATCTGTTCTCCGAACGGTCTGAAACGGGTCGGATGCTCTCACAGTCGAACGTCGATTGGATACAGCTCGTCCGGGACGCTGATTCCCGTTCGGTGGTCGAAGTGTTGGAAGCGTGTCTCCGATCGGGCCACTCAGTCAAATCGCTCTGGGTGGGGGCGGAACTGAAATACTACGATCACCCCGTTCTCGGGACACTGTTTTCGGGAGCGCAGGATTCTGGAGCAACCGCCGTCCAGAGTTTCATCGAAGACCGGTGCGTCCGCGATCCGGAGTTCCTTTTCGTGAATCTCATGGAGGCTCACAGTCCCTATGATCCGCCTGAAAAGTACTGGTCGGGGGATGGCGTTCAGCTGTCTGGCCTCGCTGAGTCGTTGGGTACTGCGCCCTCTACGGAGACGATCGATCGGGCCTATCGGGCGGCCTGCCGGTACCTTTCCGACAAGTACGAACGAATCTTCGACGATATCCGTGACGAGTATGACTATATTATAACATGCTCGGACCACGGCGAACTCCTGGGCGAACACGGGTACTACGCCCACGAGTACGGTCTCTATCCAGAATTAGTTCAGGTGCCACTGGTGATCTCTGGACCGTCGGTCCGTGATCGGTCAGTCGATAACCTGCTGAGTCTGACTGGTATTTTTGATCTCGTCGTGGACCTTTTCCACGGGGCGACCGTCCGTGACGCCCTCGATGTCGTCTCCGAAGATCGCTGTTTCACGGAATTTCATGGACTCGATCCGAACCGTCGAGATCGCCTGATTTCTGAGGGGTACTCGTCTGACGTTCTCGCCTCCCACGATACGGTTCTCGCGGGTGCTGCTGACTCTGCGGGATACGTGTATGGGGGTGTCGACGGATTCGAGGGCGACTCCGATGACGATGCTCTTCTGTCGGCCGCCCAGGAACACCGTGATCGTCTCGTGATCGATCCGAGTGAGACTGATACGCACCCGGCTGATTTGCCTGAAGACGTTCGCCGTCAGCTCGATACTCTGGGGTATATTTAA
- a CDS encoding flippase: protein MAKLARSSALQFGVEMLQTVVGFVATIYFARLLGSGTLGQYFLALALVNWLLIPTKGIRGTTQKRISEDTDQDAYFTAGTTLQIALLAVIVAVLVLFRGRVDAYLGFQGTMLVAALFVFKGIGTFLRAILRGEHRVELAALVGGAWELLRIGLQVVLVVAGFKLVGLLVGEIAAAAVISVAILAVSSLGIARPTREHLRHLYDYGKYAWLTTIKPYAYSWMDVLVLGFFVADSAIGVYEISWRISAAFILLPSAMSKVVFPYLSRHAAEGRTDEIASTLTTVTTFAGLFAIPGVAGAIVLGEDILAIYGPEFTAGATILAVLAVGRLGQAYETFLMQSLNAIDRPDATFRISIVFIAVNLTLNVVLAWQFGAIGAAVATAVTVLLGTVLAGRILHRIVGFGVDWRTIGVQVASAATMAVVVALLRRQFQSVTDVETLVLVGIGVGVYGSGVFVGSAAARTQARRLLDQVFDQTPLEL from the coding sequence ATGGCGAAACTCGCTCGGTCCTCGGCGCTGCAGTTCGGCGTCGAAATGCTCCAGACGGTGGTGGGCTTCGTCGCGACGATCTACTTCGCGCGATTGCTCGGATCGGGAACGCTCGGACAGTACTTTCTCGCACTCGCACTGGTCAACTGGCTGTTGATCCCGACCAAGGGGATCCGGGGGACGACCCAGAAGCGCATCAGCGAGGACACCGACCAGGACGCGTACTTCACGGCCGGCACGACCCTCCAGATTGCTCTGCTGGCAGTGATCGTCGCCGTGCTCGTGCTCTTTCGAGGGCGGGTCGACGCCTACCTGGGCTTCCAGGGAACCATGCTCGTGGCTGCGCTGTTCGTTTTCAAGGGCATCGGAACGTTTCTCAGGGCGATCCTTCGTGGCGAACACAGAGTCGAACTCGCCGCGCTCGTCGGCGGGGCCTGGGAACTGCTCCGGATCGGTCTGCAAGTCGTCCTCGTCGTCGCCGGGTTCAAGCTGGTCGGCCTGCTGGTGGGTGAGATCGCCGCGGCGGCAGTCATCTCGGTGGCGATCCTCGCAGTGAGTTCGCTCGGTATCGCCCGCCCGACCAGAGAGCACCTCCGACACCTGTACGACTACGGCAAGTACGCCTGGCTGACGACGATCAAGCCGTATGCATACTCCTGGATGGACGTCCTCGTGCTGGGCTTTTTCGTCGCAGACTCCGCGATCGGTGTTTACGAGATCTCGTGGCGGATCAGCGCCGCGTTCATCCTGTTGCCCTCCGCGATGAGCAAGGTCGTCTTCCCGTACCTGAGTCGCCACGCGGCCGAGGGCCGGACCGACGAAATCGCGAGTACGCTCACGACGGTGACCACCTTCGCCGGACTGTTCGCCATCCCTGGCGTGGCCGGCGCGATCGTTCTCGGTGAAGACATCCTCGCGATTTACGGGCCGGAGTTCACCGCCGGCGCGACGATCCTGGCCGTGTTGGCGGTCGGCCGTCTCGGCCAGGCCTACGAGACGTTCCTGATGCAGTCGCTGAATGCGATCGACCGCCCGGACGCGACATTCCGCATCTCGATCGTGTTCATCGCAGTCAATCTTACCCTCAACGTCGTCCTGGCCTGGCAGTTCGGGGCGATCGGAGCCGCGGTCGCGACGGCCGTGACTGTGCTTCTCGGGACCGTCCTCGCGGGCCGTATTCTCCACCGAATCGTCGGATTCGGTGTCGACTGGCGGACGATCGGCGTCCAGGTAGCGAGTGCTGCCACGATGGCGGTCGTGGTCGCGCTCCTGCGAAGGCAGTTCCAGTCGGTAACCGACGTCGAAACGCTCGTTCTGGTCGGCATCGGGGTCGGAGTGTACGGTTCCGGCGTCTTCGTCGGCTCCGCCGCGGCACGGACGCAGGCACGGCGACTTCTCGATCAAGTCTTCGATCAGACGCCACTCGAACTGTGA
- a CDS encoding DolP-mannose mannosyltransferase, with translation MPVWRTLDRLADRWGAVLVGTALFFHLLPIVFNAGLPPIDGDSALFQYMGWSMTQGGLPYVDIWDLKPPLIYYVTAGLGALTRGNVHVLHLAGVSLTTATAVGSVLALGTITHRQTGDRKLALAAGLSLLSLPAFYQIPLGGVRPKYFALLFGLVGLYLILEEHPGLAGASTAIAAGFWHWAAIYPLLAVAIAILRSRRQALWVVASGLVVTILVLVPFAVRGALDTMIAEVVLTMLLVGSESQFVGIRVVKLFVVYGYGSIVVPLGVLGAAMTLTRRYRRDWWIAAGTGWFLVQILVVDFDWRADLLHLAAFFALGIGVLGSHRDLWRRLSDRLVDAVSGRSSARFLVAGLDRHSGPSIVLGVAILAALAGPVWAGGMELVVDVLPLGPIEPWIPHKAPVVDLFRTLTRGSATVEPPPRYGLPDLQDLFLSKSSVPECHVRLSTTERNLMEALEVTHETTPCGDFDRYWEALVG, from the coding sequence ATGCCGGTCTGGCGCACTCTCGACCGCCTCGCTGATCGATGGGGGGCCGTCCTCGTCGGAACTGCTCTCTTTTTCCATCTCTTGCCGATCGTTTTCAACGCTGGCCTGCCACCGATCGACGGTGACTCGGCACTCTTTCAGTACATGGGGTGGTCCATGACTCAGGGGGGATTGCCATACGTCGACATCTGGGATCTCAAACCGCCCCTGATATACTATGTCACGGCTGGCCTCGGGGCGCTCACACGCGGGAACGTCCACGTCTTGCACCTTGCAGGGGTTTCGTTGACGACCGCCACGGCGGTCGGATCCGTCCTTGCCCTCGGCACGATCACCCATCGCCAGACTGGTGATCGGAAACTGGCTCTCGCGGCCGGTCTTTCTCTCCTTTCGCTCCCGGCGTTCTATCAAATTCCACTCGGTGGGGTCCGACCGAAATACTTCGCACTGCTGTTTGGATTGGTTGGCCTCTATCTGATCCTCGAAGAGCACCCGGGACTCGCCGGCGCGTCTACGGCCATCGCGGCGGGGTTCTGGCACTGGGCGGCGATATACCCGCTGCTCGCGGTCGCCATCGCGATCCTACGGTCGAGACGTCAGGCACTCTGGGTCGTCGCCAGCGGGCTGGTCGTCACGATTCTCGTCCTCGTCCCGTTCGCGGTCCGCGGGGCGCTGGACACGATGATCGCTGAAGTGGTCCTCACGATGCTTCTCGTCGGATCGGAGTCGCAATTCGTCGGCATACGCGTGGTGAAACTGTTCGTGGTGTACGGATACGGCTCGATCGTCGTCCCGCTGGGCGTGCTCGGTGCAGCGATGACGCTCACACGGCGCTACAGACGGGACTGGTGGATTGCGGCCGGGACTGGGTGGTTCCTCGTCCAGATCCTCGTCGTCGATTTCGACTGGCGAGCCGACCTCCTTCACCTGGCGGCGTTTTTCGCGCTGGGAATCGGTGTCCTGGGATCCCACCGCGACCTGTGGCGTCGACTCTCGGATCGGCTTGTTGATGCGGTCTCTGGTCGGTCGAGTGCTCGATTTCTCGTCGCTGGTCTCGACCGGCACAGTGGGCCATCGATCGTCCTCGGGGTGGCCATTCTGGCCGCGCTCGCTGGTCCGGTGTGGGCCGGTGGGATGGAACTCGTCGTGGACGTTCTGCCCCTCGGTCCGATCGAGCCGTGGATTCCGCACAAGGCACCTGTCGTCGATCTGTTCCGGACGCTGACCAGGGGGTCTGCGACGGTCGAACCACCACCTCGGTATGGGCTGCCCGATCTTCAGGACCTGTTCCTTTCGAAGTCCTCGGTACCGGAGTGTCACGTTCGTCTCTCTACGACGGAACGGAATCTCATGGAGGCACTCGAGGTCACTCACGAAACGACGCCCTGTGGCGACTTCGATCGGTACTGGGAGGCTCTGGTGGGGTGA
- a CDS encoding FkbM family methyltransferase, producing the protein MTNVFRKLGVAADAIRLAIHGPIYTATLDDRSASFLVTTPREYHHARRFTGEREILRTFLDTIESDDHVLDVGANVGVFSVFALAALDSGRVTAVEPHPPTAVRLRTNLAQNGPESSWTVRNHALGAEDTTAGFHLENDMSGFPSNHLASDGETTVTVRRAATLIDEDEITVPDVVKIDVEGAEGSVLDGFGEFLSEVRSAFVEVHPTAGVSTESIESRLQAAGLTITERTVAENENTPMLVAER; encoded by the coding sequence ATGACGAACGTGTTCCGGAAACTCGGTGTCGCCGCCGACGCGATCCGACTCGCGATTCATGGTCCCATCTACACGGCTACGCTCGACGATCGATCCGCGTCCTTCCTCGTGACGACGCCACGAGAGTATCATCACGCCCGACGGTTCACGGGCGAACGAGAGATCCTCCGCACCTTTCTCGACACGATCGAGAGTGACGATCACGTCCTCGACGTCGGTGCCAACGTCGGGGTGTTTTCGGTCTTTGCGCTCGCGGCGCTCGATTCCGGCCGAGTCACCGCCGTCGAGCCACACCCACCGACGGCGGTTCGTCTCCGGACGAATCTGGCCCAGAACGGACCGGAGTCGTCCTGGACGGTGCGAAATCACGCACTCGGGGCCGAGGATACGACGGCCGGGTTCCACCTCGAAAACGATATGAGCGGGTTCCCTTCGAATCACCTCGCGAGTGACGGCGAGACGACCGTCACCGTTCGGCGGGCGGCGACACTCATCGACGAGGACGAAATCACCGTTCCCGATGTCGTAAAAATCGATGTCGAAGGGGCCGAAGGGAGCGTTCTCGACGGCTTCGGGGAATTCCTCTCTGAGGTACGATCGGCGTTCGTCGAGGTGCATCCGACCGCTGGCGTCTCCACCGAGTCGATCGAGTCCCGACTCCAGGCGGCGGGGTTGACGATCACCGAACGGACGGTTGCCGAGAACGAGAACACGCCGATGCTCGTCGCGGAACGGTGA
- a CDS encoding sulfatase family protein → MDQTQTPNVVVVVVDALRPDVVTAETAPWMTNLAVSGVEFERAFSPINATEPLLASLYSGTYPATSGVYNHGTNLTERDIEVLDDLPFLQERFRAQGYETSAIDWLGNWHESGYDQYSGKLDESTDQRDRDRSGGRRRSVPSALLEWSLDRAPPSLVSVFRRAYFQVSEPSVQAGGWLPDSADDVVDAAIDAVETGTSPTYTFVHFWDTHAPYEVPDEYVQGDPDDPYDRYVGAVRFVDEQLRRLDERVDEATDRPTLYVVLGDHGESFGEHGIYFDHHGLYDATIHVPMILSHPDLPARTVDEFVQHVDIAPTLCDFLFDDPLPDVDGHSLLGTIRDGDPTRDAVIVEEAHTQRKAAIRTDRYKYIETVGDSAVCEGCHVVHGGERELYDLRSDPEERENMIERSPETAERLADRLDDWRSTHRTEHEASADDREIVDAELEQRLRDLGYR, encoded by the coding sequence ATGGACCAAACTCAAACGCCGAACGTGGTGGTGGTCGTCGTCGACGCACTCAGGCCGGACGTAGTCACAGCGGAGACTGCCCCCTGGATGACGAACCTCGCCGTGAGTGGCGTCGAGTTCGAGCGGGCGTTTTCACCGATCAACGCGACCGAACCGCTGCTGGCGTCGCTGTACTCTGGCACGTATCCGGCGACTTCGGGCGTCTACAATCACGGAACGAACCTCACGGAACGCGATATTGAGGTTCTGGACGACCTACCCTTTCTCCAGGAACGGTTCCGAGCGCAGGGCTACGAGACCAGCGCGATCGACTGGCTCGGCAACTGGCACGAATCGGGGTACGACCAGTACAGCGGCAAACTCGACGAGTCGACCGACCAACGGGACCGCGACCGATCGGGTGGTAGACGGCGGTCTGTGCCGTCGGCACTGCTCGAATGGTCTCTCGATAGGGCCCCACCGAGTCTCGTGAGTGTGTTCCGTCGGGCATACTTCCAGGTGTCGGAACCGAGCGTCCAGGCTGGTGGGTGGCTTCCGGATTCCGCAGACGACGTCGTCGACGCAGCGATCGACGCCGTCGAGACCGGAACGTCACCGACGTACACCTTCGTTCACTTCTGGGACACGCACGCCCCCTACGAGGTGCCAGACGAGTACGTGCAGGGCGACCCGGACGACCCGTACGACCGGTACGTCGGGGCCGTCCGATTCGTCGACGAGCAACTCCGTCGCCTCGACGAAAGGGTCGACGAAGCGACGGACCGGCCGACGCTGTACGTTGTGCTGGGCGATCACGGCGAGTCGTTCGGTGAACACGGGATCTATTTCGATCATCACGGACTCTACGACGCGACGATCCACGTCCCGATGATTCTGTCTCACCCCGATCTGCCGGCCCGGACGGTCGACGAGTTCGTCCAGCACGTCGACATCGCGCCGACACTCTGTGACTTTCTGTTCGACGATCCCCTCCCGGACGTCGACGGGCACTCCCTGCTCGGGACGATCCGCGACGGCGACCCCACACGAGACGCCGTGATCGTCGAAGAGGCCCACACCCAGCGCAAGGCTGCGATCCGGACGGACCGGTACAAGTACATCGAAACGGTCGGTGACTCGGCAGTCTGCGAGGGGTGTCACGTCGTCCACGGTGGCGAGCGAGAACTGTACGATCTGCGTTCGGATCCGGAGGAACGCGAGAACATGATCGAACGGTCGCCAGAGACGGCCGAGCGGCTGGCCGACCGCCTCGACGACTGGCGATCGACGCACCGAACCGAGCACGAGGCCAGTGCCGACGATCGCGAGATCGTCGATGCAGAGCTGGAACAGCGATTGCGTGATCTCGGATACCGGTAA
- a CDS encoding dTMP kinase — MSRRRDATIGLTLLAGPLAVIGGAIGLGALGREILGALLAVGGLGGLVAVVPISYKLLRYPSTRRLSLGDLVGITRREAGVGPVGTGGALICFSGIDGSGKTTQAERLVAEFEAAGVDATHVWARWRPFLSYPFMGVLYVTLGWRRKDYHRSAVLRRIWGYFLLIDHLLFFARYIYPHLRSGRVVCIDRYVLDQCVELHYDGLYRERPATLIDSWLPTPDVTFLMDVPAEVAADRKDDTGEMLDRLHIDADPIDYLRDRRELFQECANEQTRVIDTTRPIDQTHERIRDTVWAAYLEG; from the coding sequence ATGAGTCGACGACGCGACGCGACCATCGGACTCACTTTGCTCGCGGGACCGCTCGCCGTGATCGGCGGTGCGATCGGTCTCGGCGCACTCGGACGGGAGATCCTCGGGGCCCTCCTCGCAGTCGGTGGTCTCGGCGGCCTCGTCGCCGTCGTCCCGATCAGTTACAAACTGCTCCGATATCCCAGCACGCGACGGCTATCGCTCGGTGATCTAGTCGGGATCACCCGTCGAGAGGCCGGCGTCGGACCGGTCGGGACCGGCGGCGCACTGATCTGCTTTTCGGGCATCGACGGCTCGGGCAAGACGACCCAGGCCGAGCGACTCGTCGCGGAGTTCGAGGCGGCAGGCGTCGACGCGACTCACGTCTGGGCGCGGTGGCGGCCCTTTTTATCGTATCCGTTCATGGGCGTGCTGTACGTCACGCTGGGCTGGCGACGTAAGGACTACCACCGCAGCGCAGTCCTGAGACGGATCTGGGGGTATTTCCTGTTGATCGATCACCTCCTGTTTTTCGCCCGGTACATCTACCCGCACCTGCGATCGGGACGAGTCGTCTGCATCGATCGCTACGTCCTCGATCAGTGCGTCGAACTCCACTACGACGGGCTCTACCGCGAGCGTCCCGCGACGCTGATCGACTCGTGGTTGCCGACGCCGGACGTGACCTTCCTGATGGACGTGCCAGCCGAGGTCGCCGCCGACCGGAAAGACGACACCGGCGAAATGCTCGATCGACTCCACATCGACGCCGACCCGATCGACTACCTCCGCGATCGTCGAGAGCTATTCCAGGAGTGCGCCAACGAGCAGACGCGCGTGATCGACACGACACGGCCGATCGACCAGACTCACGAGAGGATTCGCGACACGGTCTGGGCGGCGTATCTGGAGGGCTGA